From Rudanella lutea DSM 19387, a single genomic window includes:
- the lpdA gene encoding dihydrolipoyl dehydrogenase, translated as MASQYDVIVVGSGPGGYVAAIRASQLGMKTAVIERESLGGICLNWGCIPTKALLKSAQVFEYIKHSADYGIKVADASADFGAVIKRSRGVAESMSKGVQFLMKKNKIDVINGTGKVVPGKKVSVTDKDGKTTEYEAKHIIVATGGRARALPTVPIDGQKVIEYRKAMTLEKRPDSMLIIGSGAIGVEFAYVYASMGTKVTIVEFMPNIVPVEDEDVSKELAKQYKKLGVEIYTNSEVLKVDTSGAGCSVLVKTPQGEKTFQTDIVLSAAGVVANIENIGLEETGIKTDRGKIVTDDYYRTNVEGYYAIGDCTKGQALAHVASAEAIICVEKIAGLPHVEPLNYNNIPGCTYCVPEIASVGYTEKAAREAGYEIKVGKFPFSASGKAKASGAPEGFVKVIFDAKYGEWLGAHLIGNNVTEMIAEVVAARKLETTGHEILKAVHPHPTMSEAIKDATEAAYDEAIHL; from the coding sequence ATGGCTTCACAGTACGATGTAATTGTGGTAGGTAGCGGGCCGGGCGGTTATGTAGCCGCCATCCGGGCGTCGCAATTGGGCATGAAAACTGCGGTAATCGAGCGCGAAAGCCTGGGCGGAATCTGCCTCAACTGGGGCTGTATTCCCACCAAAGCATTGCTCAAAAGTGCTCAGGTTTTTGAATACATCAAGCATTCGGCCGACTACGGGATTAAGGTAGCCGATGCCAGCGCCGATTTCGGGGCCGTTATCAAGCGGAGCCGGGGCGTAGCCGAGTCCATGAGCAAAGGAGTGCAGTTTTTGATGAAGAAAAACAAAATCGACGTCATCAACGGCACCGGCAAAGTGGTTCCGGGCAAAAAAGTAAGCGTGACCGATAAAGACGGCAAAACAACCGAATACGAAGCCAAACATATCATTGTGGCTACCGGTGGCCGGGCCCGCGCCCTGCCAACCGTCCCCATCGACGGACAGAAGGTTATTGAGTACCGGAAGGCCATGACCCTCGAAAAACGGCCTGATTCGATGCTCATTATCGGATCGGGGGCTATTGGTGTCGAGTTTGCGTACGTGTACGCCAGCATGGGCACCAAGGTGACCATCGTGGAGTTTATGCCGAACATTGTACCGGTCGAAGACGAAGACGTTTCGAAAGAACTGGCCAAGCAATACAAAAAGCTCGGCGTCGAGATTTACACCAACTCCGAAGTTCTGAAAGTAGACACGAGCGGGGCTGGTTGCAGCGTGCTGGTGAAAACCCCACAAGGCGAGAAAACCTTCCAGACCGACATTGTGCTGTCGGCGGCAGGGGTGGTTGCCAACATCGAGAACATTGGTCTCGAAGAAACGGGCATCAAAACCGACCGGGGCAAAATTGTTACCGACGACTACTACCGGACCAACGTGGAAGGCTACTACGCCATTGGTGACTGTACCAAAGGTCAGGCTCTGGCACACGTAGCCTCGGCCGAAGCCATCATCTGCGTGGAGAAAATTGCCGGTTTGCCCCACGTGGAGCCGCTCAACTACAACAACATTCCGGGCTGTACGTACTGCGTACCCGAAATTGCGTCGGTAGGCTACACCGAAAAAGCCGCCCGCGAAGCCGGCTACGAGATCAAAGTGGGTAAATTCCCCTTCTCAGCGTCGGGTAAGGCGAAAGCATCGGGTGCTCCCGAAGGGTTCGTGAAAGTAATTTTCGACGCGAAGTACGGCGAGTGGCTCGGTGCCCACCTCATCGGCAACAACGTAACGGAAATGATTGCGGAGGTAGTAGCAGCCCGTAAACTCGAAACCACTGGTCACGAGATTTTGAAGGCGGTTCACCCCCACCCGACCATGTCGGAAGCCATCAAAGACGCAACCGAAGCAGCCTACGATGAGGCTATTCACTTGTAG
- a CDS encoding alkene reductase produces the protein MANKLFAPAQLGGLTLSNPIVMAPMTRNRATTGHDVTDIMATYYEQRASAGLLITEGVAPSPNGNGYARVPGLYTPEQVAGWKAVTAAVHAKGGRIFAQLMHTGRVGHPVNMHAGGQVLAPSAIAAAGQIYTDEQGMLDQPTPRAFTTEEVKATVQEFVTAAQNAIEAGFDGVELHGANGYLIEQFLRPTSNTRTDEYGGSVENHARFALEVAEGVSAAIGKEKVGIRLSPYGVFNDMPYSPEYDAIYTYLAEKLNDYVVYVHLVDHASMGAPAVAPEIVAQIRQLYTGTLILSGGYTAQTAEEALESGRADLVAFGRPFIANPDLVERFKAGADLNQPDFSTFYTPGEKGYTDYPVLAEVAEA, from the coding sequence ATGGCAAATAAACTATTCGCACCCGCTCAGTTGGGCGGCCTGACCTTATCGAATCCGATTGTAATGGCCCCTATGACGCGTAACCGGGCAACTACCGGGCACGACGTTACCGATATCATGGCCACCTATTACGAACAGCGGGCATCGGCCGGGCTGTTGATTACAGAGGGTGTGGCTCCCTCGCCTAATGGTAATGGGTATGCTCGGGTGCCGGGTCTGTACACACCGGAACAGGTAGCTGGCTGGAAAGCCGTTACCGCAGCAGTTCATGCCAAAGGCGGGCGCATTTTTGCTCAGCTGATGCATACCGGTCGGGTAGGGCATCCGGTAAATATGCACGCGGGTGGGCAGGTGCTGGCTCCTTCGGCTATTGCCGCAGCGGGTCAGATTTACACCGACGAGCAGGGTATGCTGGACCAACCGACGCCCCGCGCCTTCACAACCGAAGAGGTGAAAGCAACGGTGCAGGAGTTTGTGACGGCCGCCCAGAATGCCATTGAAGCTGGTTTCGACGGGGTGGAGCTGCACGGTGCCAATGGGTACCTGATTGAGCAGTTTTTGCGGCCTACCAGCAACACGCGTACCGATGAGTACGGCGGCAGTGTAGAAAACCACGCCCGGTTTGCGCTGGAGGTAGCCGAAGGTGTATCTGCAGCTATCGGCAAAGAAAAAGTAGGGATTCGGTTGTCGCCCTATGGTGTGTTCAACGATATGCCGTACAGCCCTGAGTACGATGCGATCTACACCTATCTGGCCGAGAAGCTAAACGACTACGTAGTGTACGTACACTTGGTAGACCACGCGAGCATGGGCGCTCCGGCGGTGGCTCCTGAGATTGTAGCACAAATTCGTCAGCTGTACACGGGTACGCTGATTTTGAGTGGTGGCTACACGGCTCAGACAGCTGAGGAAGCCCTCGAAAGCGGTCGGGCTGATCTGGTAGCGTTTGGCCGTCCGTTTATTGCTAACCCTGATTTGGTAGAGCGCTTCAAAGCCGGTGCCGATCTCAATCAACCTGATTTCTCAACGTTTTATACGCCCGGCGAAAAAGGCTACACCGACTATCCGGTGCTGGCCGAAGTTGCTGAGGCTTGA
- a CDS encoding AAA domain-containing protein, with amino-acid sequence MIPNRSVLRTYRRRLTNLSSRNRSLLLSSLPADGFLDLHDTDFVLNKPSFSLIQQLLARKASIPLCDVLDPRHEKVNQISKRLGRIARTARFIEEERGTEDLYVGWPFVRGLFMDGTPVHAPLLFFPVQIEHKGDQWHLTRRGDEEGFVNPTFMLAYAHFNAVKLPGEYIEKELDEFDKDSLTFRTQLYEWLKASPLKINFNQDLFVDLLRPFDKVTQKTLHALEKTGELKLYPEAVLGIFPQAGSFLVPDYDALLTSEESETQNPVEAAAIPSLTPLSPPPAPYALKERFLRTPLPMDASQEAAVRAVKGGESLVVQGPPGTGKSQLIANLMADAAAEGKRVLLVCQKRAALDVVFERLKQVGMEPFIALIHDFQDDRKALYAQIAGQIEAIDRYRQQNHGLDAVLIERDFDRESRQIDELLDELETFKHALFDTTECGVSAKELYLNTNPEANTIKLDDLYPHFQLNNVDNFIQRLRHYTDYQQRLGPNHPWNDRVSFASFSTTDQFVLDRAVAAVGTVSQQTASVAATHGIQSLSLDTWRSWHESAWALEALLSLLNDANSRALWTAVLFLREAADHPAATVAEGELLRLANRWEEALTAPGPLVLPTEQTELDGLAVLLNSAIDARPSWVSWNWWQLTNPGKDKLLQLAGMNGLTTSADHLRTLQARLQKRQALNELAPFAEPLLASLPLAYEPETLRLLQDAREVVARMADLPVLTQLPAQHWISAGQFAQTVRALRAQADEVANALADWQPFLTSTQIEILWANQSHADTLRRALRADFDLLIENDRLWAQLSEVEQTVAERLATHTEANPTGIVALFMNSLQLAWLNHLEQKYPSLRSVSSLRMSQQEQALQTSIEQKQRLSRDILLMQLRQQTYRNLTFNRLNNVTTYRDLLHQTTKKRNVWPVRRLMSQFAIEVFRLVPCWMASPESVSAIFPLQEGLFDLVIFDEASQCFAENGVPAMIRGKQVVVTGDNQQLRPSDLYRTRMDDETAGDEADQTALEVESLLELAAQSLPQVSLTGHYRSRSLDLIQFSNEHFYGNKLTLLPDRPTLNRQIPAIRYLLVGGQWQQNTNPVEAEAVLQRVRALATEQPGKSVGVVTFNYPQQQLIQDQLEEAHLPVAFVKNIENVQGDECDVIIFSVGYAPDERGRLAMQFGSLNQAGGANRLNVAVTRAREQVYVITSLRPEQLSVETVANDGPRLLKAYLHYAQRVSAGEFRPQPRPVEGLRPEGLLKSQLSRRHPNWQPELPVADLTVREGDAYTALILTDDDQYYRQTVKEAHALLPFALRDKQWPYERHWSREFWKNNAG; translated from the coding sequence TACGTAGGCTGGCCGTTTGTGCGCGGGCTTTTTATGGATGGTACCCCCGTACACGCACCCCTGCTGTTTTTTCCGGTGCAGATCGAGCACAAGGGCGACCAATGGCACCTCACCCGCCGGGGCGATGAAGAAGGCTTTGTAAACCCGACGTTCATGCTGGCCTACGCTCACTTCAACGCCGTGAAGTTACCAGGCGAGTACATAGAGAAGGAGCTTGACGAGTTCGACAAAGACTCACTCACGTTTCGGACGCAACTGTACGAGTGGCTCAAAGCCAGCCCACTGAAGATTAACTTCAACCAGGACCTGTTTGTCGACCTGCTCCGCCCCTTCGACAAGGTTACCCAGAAAACCCTGCACGCCCTCGAAAAAACCGGCGAACTGAAGCTGTACCCTGAGGCCGTTCTGGGCATCTTTCCACAGGCTGGCTCGTTTCTGGTACCCGACTACGATGCCCTGCTGACTAGTGAGGAAAGCGAGACGCAAAATCCGGTCGAGGCCGCAGCGATACCATCGCTCACCCCCCTCTCCCCGCCCCCCGCCCCATACGCCCTGAAAGAACGCTTCCTACGCACCCCACTGCCTATGGATGCCTCGCAGGAAGCTGCCGTGCGGGCCGTAAAAGGGGGCGAATCGCTGGTGGTGCAGGGGCCACCGGGCACGGGCAAGTCGCAGTTGATTGCCAACCTCATGGCCGATGCAGCCGCCGAGGGCAAGCGAGTCTTGCTGGTTTGTCAGAAACGAGCTGCTCTCGATGTGGTGTTTGAGCGGCTGAAGCAAGTGGGAATGGAGCCATTCATTGCCCTTATCCACGATTTTCAAGATGACCGCAAAGCCCTTTACGCCCAAATTGCCGGGCAAATTGAAGCCATCGACCGCTACCGACAGCAAAATCACGGGCTCGACGCTGTGCTGATTGAACGGGATTTTGACCGCGAGAGTCGGCAAATCGACGAATTGCTCGACGAACTGGAAACGTTCAAGCACGCCCTGTTCGACACAACCGAATGCGGGGTTTCGGCTAAAGAATTGTACTTGAATACCAACCCGGAGGCCAACACCATCAAGCTGGACGACCTTTATCCACATTTCCAACTTAACAATGTGGATAACTTTATCCAGCGACTACGGCACTATACCGATTATCAACAACGACTGGGGCCAAATCACCCCTGGAACGACCGGGTTTCGTTTGCGTCGTTTTCCACCACCGATCAGTTTGTGCTCGACCGGGCCGTAGCCGCCGTTGGTACGGTATCCCAACAGACCGCGTCGGTAGCCGCTACACATGGCATACAGTCCCTCTCACTCGATACATGGCGTAGCTGGCACGAGTCGGCCTGGGCTCTTGAAGCCCTGCTTTCGCTGCTGAATGATGCCAACAGCCGGGCACTCTGGACGGCCGTTCTGTTTTTGCGCGAGGCCGCCGACCACCCGGCGGCTACCGTGGCCGAGGGCGAGTTGCTCCGGCTGGCTAATCGCTGGGAAGAAGCCCTGACCGCACCGGGCCCCCTGGTTCTGCCGACCGAACAAACGGAGCTCGACGGGCTGGCTGTGCTCCTCAATTCGGCCATTGACGCGCGCCCGTCGTGGGTGAGCTGGAATTGGTGGCAACTCACCAATCCCGGCAAAGACAAACTGCTTCAATTAGCGGGCATGAATGGGCTCACCACCTCGGCCGACCACCTTCGTACCCTGCAAGCCCGTTTACAGAAACGGCAGGCCCTAAACGAACTGGCTCCTTTCGCCGAGCCGCTGCTGGCCTCACTCCCGCTCGCTTACGAACCGGAGACCTTACGGCTGTTGCAGGATGCACGCGAGGTTGTGGCCCGCATGGCCGATCTGCCCGTGCTTACTCAGCTACCCGCTCAGCACTGGATTTCGGCGGGTCAGTTTGCCCAAACGGTGCGAGCATTGCGGGCGCAGGCCGACGAGGTAGCCAACGCCCTCGCCGACTGGCAGCCGTTTCTGACCTCCACGCAAATTGAGATACTGTGGGCCAACCAATCCCATGCCGACACCCTCCGTCGGGCCCTCCGCGCTGATTTTGATTTGCTGATTGAAAACGACCGGCTATGGGCTCAATTGAGCGAGGTAGAGCAAACCGTAGCCGAGCGCCTGGCTACCCATACCGAGGCCAACCCGACCGGCATAGTGGCTCTGTTTATGAATAGCCTGCAACTGGCCTGGCTCAACCATCTGGAGCAGAAATACCCCAGTTTGCGGTCGGTATCGTCGTTGCGGATGAGTCAGCAGGAACAGGCTCTGCAAACCAGTATCGAGCAAAAACAACGCCTGAGCCGCGATATTCTCCTGATGCAGCTGCGCCAGCAAACGTACCGCAACCTGACCTTCAACCGGCTCAACAACGTGACTACGTACCGCGATTTACTGCATCAGACCACCAAAAAACGGAACGTGTGGCCGGTGCGTCGGCTCATGAGTCAGTTTGCCATCGAGGTGTTCCGGCTGGTGCCCTGCTGGATGGCCTCACCTGAGTCGGTTTCGGCTATTTTTCCGCTTCAGGAAGGACTGTTTGATCTGGTCATTTTTGATGAAGCCTCGCAGTGCTTTGCCGAAAACGGCGTGCCCGCCATGATTCGGGGTAAACAAGTGGTAGTGACCGGCGACAATCAGCAACTTCGGCCCAGCGATTTGTACCGTACGCGTATGGACGATGAAACGGCCGGCGACGAAGCCGACCAAACCGCGCTGGAAGTAGAGTCGCTGCTCGAACTGGCGGCCCAGTCGTTGCCGCAGGTATCGCTGACGGGCCATTACCGGAGCCGTTCCCTCGATCTGATTCAGTTTTCGAACGAACACTTTTATGGGAACAAACTGACCTTGCTGCCCGACCGCCCAACCCTCAACCGGCAAATTCCGGCCATTCGGTACCTGTTGGTGGGCGGGCAGTGGCAGCAAAACACCAACCCCGTGGAGGCAGAGGCCGTGTTGCAACGCGTGCGCGCACTGGCCACCGAACAGCCGGGCAAATCGGTGGGCGTGGTTACGTTTAACTACCCGCAGCAGCAACTCATTCAGGATCAACTCGAAGAGGCCCACTTGCCGGTGGCCTTTGTCAAGAATATCGAAAACGTACAGGGCGACGAGTGCGATGTCATCATTTTTTCGGTGGGCTATGCCCCCGATGAGCGGGGTCGGCTGGCGATGCAGTTTGGTAGCCTGAATCAGGCGGGTGGGGCCAACCGGCTCAACGTGGCCGTTACCCGCGCCCGCGAGCAGGTGTACGTGATCACAAGCCTGCGCCCCGAGCAATTGTCTGTCGAGACCGTTGCGAACGACGGGCCGCGCCTGCTCAAAGCTTACCTACACTACGCCCAACGGGTGTCGGCGGGCGAGTTTCGGCCGCAGCCCCGCCCGGTGGAGGGACTACGCCCGGAGGGGCTGCTCAAAAGTCAACTGTCGCGTCGGCATCCCAACTGGCAACCTGAGCTCCCGGTGGCCGACCTGACCGTTCGGGAAGGCGATGCGTACACAGCGCTGATTCTGACCGACGACGATCAGTATTACCGCCAAACCGTAAAAGAGGCCCATGCCTTACTGCCCTTCGCTCTCCGCGACAAACAATGGCCCTACGAACGGCACTGGAGCCGCGAATTCTGGAAAAATAACGCAGGCTGA
- a CDS encoding APC family permease, translating to MANSTAPGHADVPSDSTPTALPRRLSLLQGTALNMIDMVGIGPFVVLPLVIQIIGGPQFIWAWVLGAVVSFIDAFIWAELGAAYPLAGGSYNFLKIAYGEQRWGRLFSFLYVWQTLIQAPLVVASGAIGFAQYFSYLVPLDPWQQKAVSGVAVLFVILLLYRKIDDIGRIGMVFWGAVLLTLGWIIIGGLTHANSPVSQTLAAALEPSPANGGWWAAGLGAASVKTIYCYLGYYNVCHLGSEIRKPGRNIPLSMFISIAGIAILYLLLNISVVGVIPWQEAKESKFIVSSVIERIYGVQAAQLATGMVLVVAFSSLFAVLLGYSRVPYAAAADGQFFSIFARLHPTRQFPYISLLFLGGLAFVFSLLFRLGDVITAILAMRIVIQFIGQAVGLWILRSRKTAASFPFRMPIYPVPIVLAIGVWAFIFISTGLSFMLSGLTVIGLGVIAYLISSRVRQQWPFQTPRP from the coding sequence TTGGCAAACTCTACGGCTCCCGGACATGCTGATGTCCCTTCTGATTCGACTCCTACCGCTTTGCCCCGGCGGCTTAGTCTCTTGCAGGGAACGGCCCTGAACATGATCGATATGGTCGGTATTGGGCCGTTTGTGGTGTTACCGCTCGTGATTCAGATCATTGGCGGGCCTCAGTTTATCTGGGCGTGGGTACTGGGCGCGGTGGTTTCGTTTATCGATGCCTTTATCTGGGCCGAGCTGGGGGCGGCTTACCCGCTGGCCGGAGGCAGCTACAACTTTCTGAAGATTGCGTATGGGGAGCAGCGTTGGGGGCGATTGTTTTCGTTTCTGTACGTCTGGCAAACGCTTATTCAGGCTCCGCTGGTAGTAGCCTCAGGGGCCATTGGGTTTGCGCAGTACTTCTCGTACCTGGTTCCGCTGGATCCGTGGCAACAAAAAGCCGTTTCGGGGGTGGCGGTCCTGTTTGTGATTTTGCTTCTCTACCGCAAAATCGACGACATCGGCCGTATCGGAATGGTGTTCTGGGGGGCCGTGCTGCTTACGCTGGGCTGGATTATTATTGGCGGGCTCACCCATGCCAACAGTCCGGTTAGCCAAACGCTGGCCGCTGCGCTGGAGCCAAGTCCGGCCAATGGCGGTTGGTGGGCTGCGGGTCTGGGGGCGGCTTCGGTGAAGACCATCTACTGCTACCTCGGCTACTACAACGTGTGCCACTTAGGGTCGGAGATTCGGAAGCCGGGGCGCAACATTCCCCTGAGTATGTTTATCTCCATTGCGGGTATCGCCATTTTGTATTTGTTGCTCAATATAAGCGTGGTGGGAGTTATTCCGTGGCAGGAGGCTAAGGAGAGCAAATTCATTGTCAGTAGTGTGATTGAGCGGATTTATGGGGTGCAGGCCGCTCAACTGGCTACGGGTATGGTATTGGTCGTGGCGTTTTCGTCGCTGTTTGCGGTACTGCTGGGCTACTCGCGGGTGCCCTATGCCGCTGCGGCCGATGGGCAGTTTTTCTCCATCTTCGCCCGGTTGCACCCCACCCGGCAGTTTCCGTATATCTCGTTGCTGTTTCTGGGTGGACTGGCGTTTGTGTTCAGTCTCCTGTTTCGGTTGGGCGATGTCATTACGGCGATTCTGGCCATGCGGATCGTCATTCAGTTTATTGGGCAGGCGGTTGGGTTATGGATTCTGCGGTCGCGCAAAACGGCGGCTTCATTTCCGTTTCGTATGCCCATCTACCCCGTGCCTATTGTGCTGGCCATTGGGGTGTGGGCGTTCATCTTCATTTCGACCGGGCTTTCGTTTATGCTTTCCGGCCTGACCGTGATCGGGCTCGGCGTAATCGCGTACCTGATTTCGTCGCGTGTGCGCCAACAGTGGCCCTTTCAAACCCCTCGTCCCTGA
- a CDS encoding DUF3267 domain-containing protein, with protein sequence MKPTIDELHNSGRYELINSFRIDEMGQFLAQELGLQTSAQPTKKPNNRFMTVFFLIGFLVGGGVFGYLVGGQLGKGGTGAPEVFGRAGTEFGLAFLGFFVLLPIHELIHAAVFKYYGAQKVGFGGSWKSMIVYAYAQQFVHNGRELFWVAIMPFLVISAGLIAGWIIWPQYGLFWGMTLFIHTTACVGDFVLIRYQAKHKGARFYTYDDIENEQRSYFFREKAS encoded by the coding sequence ATGAAACCGACTATTGATGAACTACACAACTCAGGCCGCTACGAACTGATCAATTCGTTTCGCATCGACGAAATGGGGCAGTTTCTGGCGCAGGAACTGGGCCTTCAAACCTCAGCGCAACCCACCAAAAAGCCCAATAATCGGTTTATGACCGTCTTCTTTCTTATTGGTTTTCTGGTGGGCGGTGGTGTTTTCGGGTATCTGGTCGGCGGTCAATTGGGCAAAGGCGGTACTGGTGCACCAGAGGTATTTGGTCGGGCGGGTACAGAGTTTGGCCTGGCTTTTCTGGGTTTCTTTGTGCTGCTGCCTATTCATGAGCTAATTCATGCCGCCGTTTTTAAATATTACGGTGCCCAGAAGGTTGGGTTCGGTGGGTCGTGGAAAAGCATGATTGTGTACGCCTACGCGCAGCAATTCGTGCACAATGGCCGGGAACTGTTCTGGGTTGCCATTATGCCGTTTCTGGTGATTTCGGCGGGGCTTATTGCCGGGTGGATTATCTGGCCGCAGTACGGCCTTTTCTGGGGAATGACCCTGTTTATTCACACAACGGCCTGCGTTGGCGATTTTGTGCTGATTCGGTATCAGGCTAAACATAAAGGAGCGCGGTTTTACACCTACGATGACATCGAGAACGAACAACGCTCGTACTTTTTCCGTGAAAAAGCGTCCTAA
- a CDS encoding CotH kinase family protein codes for MNVKRCVYISLLCLFLYTTARGQTFTSSDLPILLINTGGQPIINEPKIRATLTLIDNETGKRNHITDKPALTSPIGIELRGSSSQDFFPKKPYGFELRDSGGSNSVKLSLVGMPAESDWILNPTYNDKTLLREALAYDLNRRISRYYTPRFRYCEVVLNNGYDGLYLLQEKIKRDKNRVDITSIKKTDLSGDALTGGYLLKIDKFEGSMSESWMSAQAGRNTKQVNILIDRPKPADLALEQFQYIKQYVTDFETALAGDAFADPTNGYARYLDVESAVDYMLLTELCRNVDGYRLSTFFYKDRDSRNGKLTMGPIWDYNLAFANASYCNADKPEGWAYQFNEVCPNDPYPQPFWWERLLQDPAFAARLNNRYQTLRQGVLATPRIHAYLDSTGKSITDARIRNFTRWPVIGTQLWPNDFVGKTYEDEVNYLKDWVTKRLAWLDGAMPQLATEPALTLLISPNPTAETVTVRYQLDQRTDVRLVLTDLQGRRLFSTEVMNQEPGPHAYTVPPGQLPTGPGVYLLTVQATGYRQATRRVVRY; via the coding sequence ATGAATGTAAAACGCTGCGTCTACATCAGCTTACTCTGCCTTTTTTTGTACACGACCGCCCGAGGGCAAACGTTTACCTCATCTGACCTGCCCATCCTGCTGATCAACACGGGTGGGCAGCCCATCATCAACGAGCCAAAGATACGGGCTACGCTCACATTGATTGATAACGAAACCGGGAAACGCAATCATATCACCGATAAACCGGCTCTCACAAGCCCGATTGGTATTGAGCTGCGGGGGTCGTCGTCGCAGGATTTTTTTCCGAAAAAGCCTTACGGGTTCGAGCTGCGCGACTCCGGCGGTAGCAACTCGGTTAAGCTATCGCTGGTGGGTATGCCCGCCGAAAGCGACTGGATACTCAACCCGACATACAATGACAAAACCCTGCTGCGCGAGGCTTTGGCCTACGACCTCAACCGCCGAATCAGCCGATACTACACGCCCCGTTTCCGGTACTGTGAGGTCGTGCTCAACAATGGGTACGATGGGCTGTACTTGTTGCAGGAAAAGATAAAACGGGACAAAAATCGGGTCGACATTACCAGTATCAAGAAAACCGACCTGTCGGGTGATGCGCTAACGGGTGGTTACCTGCTTAAGATTGACAAATTTGAGGGGTCAATGTCGGAATCATGGATGTCGGCACAAGCCGGGCGAAATACTAAACAGGTTAACATCCTCATTGACCGGCCCAAGCCCGCAGACCTGGCTCTCGAACAGTTTCAATACATCAAACAGTACGTTACTGACTTCGAGACCGCTCTCGCTGGTGACGCCTTTGCCGACCCCACCAACGGCTACGCCCGCTACCTCGATGTGGAGTCGGCCGTAGATTACATGCTACTTACCGAGTTGTGCCGCAACGTGGACGGCTACCGGCTCAGCACCTTTTTTTACAAAGATCGGGACAGCCGAAACGGCAAACTCACAATGGGGCCCATCTGGGATTATAACCTCGCCTTTGCCAATGCATCGTACTGCAACGCCGACAAGCCCGAAGGCTGGGCGTATCAGTTCAACGAGGTTTGCCCCAATGACCCCTATCCGCAACCATTCTGGTGGGAGCGGCTCCTACAAGACCCCGCCTTTGCCGCCCGGCTGAACAACCGATATCAAACGTTACGGCAGGGCGTGCTGGCCACTCCGCGGATTCACGCTTACCTCGACTCAACCGGAAAAAGCATTACCGACGCGCGCATCCGCAACTTCACCCGTTGGCCCGTGATTGGAACGCAGCTTTGGCCCAATGACTTTGTTGGAAAAACCTACGAAGATGAGGTTAATTACCTGAAAGACTGGGTCACCAAACGGCTCGCCTGGCTGGATGGGGCCATGCCGCAACTAGCTACCGAACCAGCCCTTACGCTCCTGATAAGCCCCAATCCGACAGCCGAGACCGTTACGGTCCGTTACCAGCTCGATCAACGTACGGATGTCCGGCTGGTGTTGACCGATTTACAGGGCCGTCGGCTGTTTAGCACCGAAGTCATGAATCAAGAGCCGGGGCCACATGCGTACACGGTGCCACCGGGTCAGCTACCAACCGGCCCCGGTGTTTATCTGCTCACGGTACAGGCTACTGGCTATCGGCAAGCCACCAGGCGGGTTGTACGCTATTAG
- a CDS encoding tRNA-binding protein: MTISWADFEKVEMRVGTIVAAEPFPKARKPAYQLTIDFGPLGIRRSSAQITTLYEAEALVGRQVVAVVNFPPKQIATFMSECLVLGSVADNGTVTLLQPERPVENGLRIG; the protein is encoded by the coding sequence ATGACAATTTCGTGGGCTGATTTTGAAAAGGTTGAGATGCGCGTGGGCACCATCGTGGCAGCTGAGCCCTTTCCGAAAGCCCGCAAACCGGCCTACCAGCTCACCATCGACTTCGGGCCTCTGGGCATCCGCCGATCATCGGCCCAGATTACTACCCTCTACGAAGCCGAAGCCCTGGTTGGGCGGCAGGTTGTTGCCGTCGTGAATTTTCCTCCCAAGCAAATCGCTACCTTTATGAGCGAATGTTTGGTACTGGGTTCGGTAGCCGACAACGGTACCGTGACCTTGTTACAACCCGAACGACCCGTGGAAAACGGGTTACGCATTGGGTAA
- a CDS encoding ArsR/SmtB family transcription factor produces MEPKNVEKVTGAIADKYRLAILMQLAKQETMTSSDVQEMTGLSQPCVSHHVKQLTDSGLVDTQKEGRNVFLRLNKQALQQLCAFLKELG; encoded by the coding sequence ATGGAACCAAAAAACGTGGAGAAAGTAACGGGGGCCATTGCCGATAAATACCGGCTGGCGATCCTGATGCAGTTGGCTAAACAGGAAACAATGACCAGCTCCGATGTGCAGGAGATGACGGGCTTGTCGCAGCCGTGCGTATCGCACCACGTCAAACAGCTTACCGATAGCGGATTAGTGGATACCCAGAAAGAAGGGCGCAACGTATTTCTGCGGCTCAACAAGCAGGCTCTCCAGCAATTGTGCGCTTTTTTGAAGGAGCTGGGTTAA